The Mercurialis annua linkage group LG2, ddMerAnnu1.2, whole genome shotgun sequence genome contains a region encoding:
- the LOC126670181 gene encoding heavy metal-associated isoprenylated plant protein 28 isoform X1 — MSTMVEMRVHMDCAGCESKVKSVLQKLKGVDDIDIDMGLQKVTVSGWADPKKVLKTVRKTGRRAELWQLPYNPQHSTQYYNQHEVTGPSTYFAPQPSSSYNYYKHGYDSSDYGHYRHPVQSSIFSHQTGSAFSDDNPHGCSIM, encoded by the exons ATGTCTACG ATGGTAGAGATGAGAGTACATATGGACTGCGCCGGATGCGAGAGCAAGGTGAAAAGTGTTCTACAGAAATTGAAAG GTGTGGATGATATAGATATAGACATGGGATTGCAAAAGGTGACAGTCAGTGGATGGGCAGACCCAAAAAAAGTGCTTAAAACTGTTAGAAAAACAGGCAGAAGAGCTGAGCTATGGCAATTGCCATATAATCCTCAACACTCAACTCAATATTATAATCAACATGAAGTTACTGGCCCATCTACCTATTTTGCCCCTCAGCCTTCCTCTTCTTACAACTACTATAAGCATGGCTATGATAGCAGTGACTATGGGCATTATCGTCATCCTGTTCAATCTTCCATTTTTAGCCACCAGACTGGCTCTGCTTTTAGCGACGATAATCCTCATGGTTGTTCTATTATGTGA
- the LOC126670181 gene encoding heavy metal-associated isoprenylated plant protein 28 isoform X2, with the protein MTQMVEMRVHMDCAGCESKVKSVLQKLKGVDDIDIDMGLQKVTVSGWADPKKVLKTVRKTGRRAELWQLPYNPQHSTQYYNQHEVTGPSTYFAPQPSSSYNYYKHGYDSSDYGHYRHPVQSSIFSHQTGSAFSDDNPHGCSIM; encoded by the exons ATGACTCAGATGGTAGAGATGAGAGTACATATGGACTGCGCCGGATGCGAGAGCAAGGTGAAAAGTGTTCTACAGAAATTGAAAG GTGTGGATGATATAGATATAGACATGGGATTGCAAAAGGTGACAGTCAGTGGATGGGCAGACCCAAAAAAAGTGCTTAAAACTGTTAGAAAAACAGGCAGAAGAGCTGAGCTATGGCAATTGCCATATAATCCTCAACACTCAACTCAATATTATAATCAACATGAAGTTACTGGCCCATCTACCTATTTTGCCCCTCAGCCTTCCTCTTCTTACAACTACTATAAGCATGGCTATGATAGCAGTGACTATGGGCATTATCGTCATCCTGTTCAATCTTCCATTTTTAGCCACCAGACTGGCTCTGCTTTTAGCGACGATAATCCTCATGGTTGTTCTATTATGTGA
- the LOC126669958 gene encoding NADH dehydrogenase [ubiquinone] 1 alpha subcomplex subunit 13-A, which translates to MTEAMIRNKPGMASVKDMPLLQDGPPPGGFLPVRYARRIPSKGPSAMAIFLATFGAFSYGMYQVGQGNKIRRALKEEKYAARRAILPVLQAEEDERFVKEWKKYLEYEADIMKDVPGWKVGENVYNSGKWMPPASGELRPEVW; encoded by the exons ATGACAGAAGCCATGATAAGAAACAAGCCAGGAATGGCGAGTGTCAAGGACATGCCGCTCCTCCAAGACGGTCCTCCTCCCGGCGGCTTCCTTCCGGTCAGATATGCACGGCGGATCCCTAGCAAAGGCCCTAGCGCCATGGCTATCTTTCTCGCTACTTTTGGCGCTTTCTCTTATGGAATGTATCAAGTCGGTCAGGGCAATAAGATCCGcag AGCACTTAAGGAAGAGAAGTATGCTGCCCGTAGAGCAATATTACCGGTTCTGCAAGCTGAAGAAGATGAAAG GTTCGTCAAAGAGTGGAAGAAGTATCTTGAGTACGAGGCAGATATAATGAAGGACGTGCCGGGCTGGAAAGTTGGCGAGAATGTCTACAATTCTGGGAAATGGATGCCCCCGGCAAGCGGTGAGCTGCGCCCAGAAGTCTGGTGA
- the LOC126669073 gene encoding chaperonin CPN60-2, mitochondrial, giving the protein MYRFASNLASKARIARNGTHQVGNRLSWSRNYAAKDIKFGVEARALMLKGVEELAEAVKVTMGPKGRNVVIEQSFGAPKVTKDGVTVAKSIEFKDKVKNIGASLVKQVANATNDVAGDGTTCATVLTRAIFTEGCKSVAAGMNAMDLRRGISMAVDAVVTNLKSRARMISTSEEIAQVGTISANGEREIGELIAKAMEKVGKEGVITIQDGKTLYNELEVVEGMKLDRGYISPYFITNQKNQKCELDDPLILIHEKKISSINAVVKVLELALKRQRPLLIVSEDVESEALATLILNKLRAGIKVCAIKAPGFGENRKAGLQDLAVLTGGQIITEELGLNLEKVDLDMLGSCKKVTVSKDDTVILDGAGEKKDIEERCEQIRSTIELSTSDYDKEKLQERLAKLSGGVAVLKIGGASEAEVSEKKDRVTDALNATKAAVEEGIVAGGGAALLYASKELDKLPTANFDQKIGVQVIQNALKTPVHTIASNAGVEGAVVVGKLLEQDNHDLGYDAAKGEYVDMVKAGIIDPLKVIRTALVDAASVSSLMTTTEAVVYELPKDEKDSPAMPGMGGMDY; this is encoded by the exons ATGTACCGTTTTGCCTCCAATCTTGCTTCCAAAGCTCG gATTGCTAGAAATGGCACCCATCAG GTTGGAAATAGACTGAGCTGGAGCAGAAATTATGCTGCTAAAGACATTAAATTTGGAGTGGAAGCTAGAGCTTTAATGCTTAAGGGTGTTGAAGAGCTTGCAGAAGCTGTTAAAGTTACCATGGGTCCTAAG GGGCGTAATGTGGTTATCGAACAAAGCTTTGGTGCTCCTAAAGTGACGAAGGATGGTGTTACTGTAGCAAAGAGCATTGAGTTCAAAGATAAAGTCAAGAATATTGGTGCTAGCCTTGTGAAGCAGGTTGCTAATGCAACTAATGATGTTGCAGGCGATG GAACCACTTGTGCTACAGTTCTCACTCGAGCAATCTTCACAGAAGGATGCAAGTCAGTTGCAGCAGGAATGAATGCAATGGACCTGCGACGTGGTATAAGCATGGCTGTTGATGCTGTTGTTACCAACTTGAAGAGCAGAGCACGAATGATCAGCACATCTGAAGAAATTGCTCAAGTTGGTACCATCTCTGCAAATGGGGAGAGAGAAATTGGGGAGCTAATTGCCAAGGCCATGGAGAAGGTCGGCAAAGAGGGAGTTATTACAATCCAA GATGGTAAGACATTGTATAATGAATTGGAAGTAGTTGAGGGAATGAAGCTTGACAGGGGTTACATATCCCCCTATTTCATCACAAATCAGAAAAACCAAAAATGT GAATTGGACGATCCTCTAATTCTGATCCATGAGAAAAAGATCTCCAGTATAAATGCTGTGGTGAAAGTATTAGAGTTGGCTTTGAAG AGGCAAAGACCCTTGTTAATAGTTTCTGAAGATGTGGAAAGTGAAGCATTGGCAACTCTTATTCTGAACAAGCTTCGTGCAGGAATCAAG GTCTGCGCCATAAAAGCTCCTGGTTTTGGAGAGAACAGGAAGGCTGGACTGCAAGATCTTGCTGTCCTCACTGGGGGTCAG ATCATAACTGAAGAACTTGGCCTCAATCTTGAAAAAGTTGATCTAGACATGCTTGGAAGTTGCAAGAAGGTTACAGTCTCGAAGGATGATACCGTCATTCTTGATGGTGCTGGTGAGAAAAAGGACATCGAGGAGAGGTGTGAGCAG ATAAGGTCTACAATAGAATTAAGCACCTCCGACTACGATAAAGAGAAGTTGCAAGAAAGATTGGCCAAGCTTTCTGGTGGCGTTGCTGTACTCAAG ATTGGAGGAGCTAGTGAAGCTGAAGTTAGTGAGAAGAAAGATAGGGTTACAGATGCTCTAAATGCAACAAAGGCAGCTGTAGAAGAGGGTATTGTGGCAG GTGGTGGTGCTGCTCTTCTTTATGCCAGCAAAGAGCTGGATAAGTTGCCGACAGCCAACTTTGACCAGAAAATTGGGGTCCAAGTCATTCAGAATGCTCTGAAG ACTCCAGTACATACAATTGCAAGTAATGCAGGAGTAGAAGGAGCAGTGGTTGTCGGTAAGCTGTTAGAGCAGGATAATCATGATCTTGGTTACGATGCTGCCAAAG GTGAATACGTCGATATGGTGAAAGCGGGGATTATTGACCCATTGAAAGTGATTAGAACTGCTTTAGTTGATGCAGCAAG TGTGTCATCATTGATGACAACAACTGAAGCTGTCGTTTATGAACTTCCAAAGGATGAGAAGGACTCTCCAGCGATGCCTGGCATGGGCGGCATGGATTACTGA
- the LOC126670616 gene encoding PHD finger protein ING1 isoform X1 — translation MSFLDEFKANLESLPNILQKKYGLLRDLDKSLQEIQRQNEQRCEQEIEEIKRVKGGSIVTDNSVVRFSDEALDEQKHSVRIADEKVALAVQAYDLVDAHIQQLDQYLKKFDEELRRERETAAAAALPSSSVDGSAKSGRIAEGGRGGRKKTRMGAAAAVATTEAATASLTAATSTNPTGMELDCPVDPNEPTYCFCQQVSYGEMVACDNPNCPIEWFHFGCVGLKEQPKGKWYCSDCAALKNRRKGR, via the exons ATGTCTTTTCTCGATGAATTTAAAGCAA ATTTGGAATCATTGCCGAATATTCTGCAGAAAAAGTACGGATTATTACGTGACCTAGATAAAAGCTTGCAGG AAATTCAACGACAAAATGAACAGCGGTGTGAGCAAGAAATAGAGGAGATTAAGCGAGTTAAAGGTGGAAGTATAGTAACAGATAACTCAGTTGTCAGATTCTCTGATGAGGCACTTGATGAACAAAAGCATAGTGTTAGGATTGCGGATGAAAAAGTCGCGTTGGCTGTTCAGGCTTATGATTTG GTAGATGCACACATACAGCAACTTGATCaatatttgaaaaagtttgatgAAGAGCTTCGACGTG AGAGAGAAACCGCTGCAGCAGCTGCATTGCCCAGCTCAAGTGTTGACGGCAGTGCTAAATCTGGAAGGATTGCTGAGGGTGGTAGAGGAGGGCGTAAAAA AACACGTATGGGAGCAGCAGCAGCAGTAGCAACAACCGAAGCAGCAACAGCATCATTGACTGCAGCAACTTCTACAAATCCTACCGGTATGGAATTAGATTGTCCTGTGGATCCAAACGAACCAACGTATTGTTTCTGCCAGCAAGTAAGCTATGGGGAGATGGTAGCCTGTGATAACCCTAAT TGCCCTATAGAATGGTTCCATTTTGGTTGCGTGGGTCTGAAGGAACAACCAAAAGGGAAATGGTATTGTTCAGATTGTGCAGCTTTGAAGAATCGTCGGAAGGGCAGATGA
- the LOC126670616 gene encoding PHD finger protein ING1 isoform X2 encodes MSFFIARLIHNVFLFLSVSYQGHSNGGKMIQTDYKWHPQKQSNYRYLESLPNILQKKYGLLRDLDKSLQEIQRQNEQRCEQEIEEIKRVKGGSIVTDNSVVRFSDEALDEQKHSVRIADEKVALAVQAYDLVDAHIQQLDQYLKKFDEELRRERETAAAAALPSSSVDGSAKSGRIAEGGRGGRKNWLRCLDKLHNWLLAF; translated from the exons atGTCGTTTTTCATTGCGAGACTTATCCATAacgtatttttatttttatcagtgTCTTACCAAGGTCACAGCAATGGCGGGAAGATGATTCAGACAGATTACAAGTGGCACCCACAGAAACAAAGTAATTACCGTT ATTTGGAATCATTGCCGAATATTCTGCAGAAAAAGTACGGATTATTACGTGACCTAGATAAAAGCTTGCAGG AAATTCAACGACAAAATGAACAGCGGTGTGAGCAAGAAATAGAGGAGATTAAGCGAGTTAAAGGTGGAAGTATAGTAACAGATAACTCAGTTGTCAGATTCTCTGATGAGGCACTTGATGAACAAAAGCATAGTGTTAGGATTGCGGATGAAAAAGTCGCGTTGGCTGTTCAGGCTTATGATTTG GTAGATGCACACATACAGCAACTTGATCaatatttgaaaaagtttgatgAAGAGCTTCGACGTG AGAGAGAAACCGCTGCAGCAGCTGCATTGCCCAGCTCAAGTGTTGACGGCAGTGCTAAATCTGGAAGGATTGCTGAGGGTGGTAGAGGAGGGCGTAAAAA CTGGCTTCGGTGTTTGGATAAGTTGCACAATTGGCTATTGGCATTTTAA
- the LOC126666833 gene encoding uncharacterized protein LOC126666833 isoform X1: MDRQHAQSADATALHIGHGASDQPVPPEDLVAQEKKKKPLQARYVYGIIFFITNLKAWFFRDYGQKILFQYFNYIKACGVDGEDCCRTLGVLRVSLGCFIYFFVMFGTTIRTRKLYEAGNLWHSGWWTLKIILLIVSMGVPFFLPSNYIQIYGEIARIGAGIFLALQLVSVIEFINWWNSYWMPKEINKSCSFGLFMSTIFYIASVCGIGVMYNHYGSSLKCSLNIFFITWTAILLLVIMAISLHSKVNRGLLSSGIMASYLVFLCWSAIRSEPVNEKCNKRSQAHGNSDWTNILSFLIAICAIVMATFSTGIDSQSFQFRKDKVEEDDDVPYDYGFFHMVFAFGAMYFAMLFISWNLNNSARKWSIDVGWASTWVKIVNEWFAATVYLWKLISPVVRQPKVTDLEGPNEAER; the protein is encoded by the exons ATGGACCGACAACATGCCCAATCAGCTGATGCAACTGCTTTACATATCGGACACGGCGCCTCCGATCAGCCGGTGCCACCGGAGGATTTGGTTGctcaagaaaagaagaagaagcctCTGCAAGCTCGTTATGTGTATGGCATAATCTTCTTTATTACAAATCTTAAGGCTTGGTTCTTTCGTGACTATGGTCAAAAGATTCTATTTCAGTACTTCAATT ATATAAAAGCTTGCGGAGTTGACGGAGAAGATTGCTGTCGTACATTGGGAGTTCTTCGAGTCAGCTTAGGATGTTTT ATATATTTCTTTGTTATGTTTGGCACTACAATAAGAACAAGAAAATTATACGAAGCTGGCAATTTGTGGCATTCAGGATGGTGGACATTGAAGATTATTCTGTTGATTGTTTCAATGGGAGTTCCTTTTTTCTTACCTTcaaattatattcaaatatatG GTGAAATAGCTCGCATTGGTGCTGG GATTTTTCTTGCTCTCCAACTTGTAAGTGTTATTGAGTTCATTAATTGGTGGAATAGCTACTGGATGCCTaaggaaataaataaaag TTGCTCATTTGGATTGTTCATGTCAACAATTTTTTACATAGCTTCTGTATGTGGAATTGGAGTGATGTACAATCACTATGGCAGTAGTCTTAAGTGTTCTTTAAACATATTCTTCATTACTTGGACTGCAATTCTTCTTTTAGTCATCATGGCTATATCCTTACATTCAAAG GTCAATAGAGGCCTTTTATCTTCAGGAATCATGGCTTCATACCTTGTATTCTTGTGTTGgtctgctataagaag CGAACCTGTGAATGAAAAATGCAACAAACGAAGCCAAGCTCATGGAAATAGCGATTGGACCAACATTCTT AGCTTTCTAATTGCAATATGTGCCATTGTCATGGCCACATTTTCCACCGGCATCGATTCGCAATCATTTCAG TTCCGCAAAGATAAAGTTGAAGAAGACGATGATGTTCCGTATGATTACGGGTTTTTCCACATGGTATTCGCCTTCGGAGCTATGTATTTCGCAATGTTATTTATCAGCTGGAACCTAAACAACTCGGCACGAAA GTGGAGTATCGATGTTGGATGGGCTAGTACGTGGGTCAAAATTGTGAACGAGTGGTTCGCTGCCACAGTATATT TATGGAAACTGATATCTCCGGTAGTGAGACAGCCTAAAGTCACTGATCTGGAGGGACCAAATGAAGCTGAGAGATGA
- the LOC126666833 gene encoding uncharacterized protein LOC126666833 isoform X2, which translates to MDRQHIGHGASDQPVPPEDLVAQEKKKKPLQARYVYGIIFFITNLKAWFFRDYGQKILFQYFNYIKACGVDGEDCCRTLGVLRVSLGCFIYFFVMFGTTIRTRKLYEAGNLWHSGWWTLKIILLIVSMGVPFFLPSNYIQIYGEIARIGAGIFLALQLVSVIEFINWWNSYWMPKEINKSCSFGLFMSTIFYIASVCGIGVMYNHYGSSLKCSLNIFFITWTAILLLVIMAISLHSKVNRGLLSSGIMASYLVFLCWSAIRSEPVNEKCNKRSQAHGNSDWTNILSFLIAICAIVMATFSTGIDSQSFQFRKDKVEEDDDVPYDYGFFHMVFAFGAMYFAMLFISWNLNNSARKWSIDVGWASTWVKIVNEWFAATVYLWKLISPVVRQPKVTDLEGPNEAER; encoded by the exons ATGGACCGACA ACATATCGGACACGGCGCCTCCGATCAGCCGGTGCCACCGGAGGATTTGGTTGctcaagaaaagaagaagaagcctCTGCAAGCTCGTTATGTGTATGGCATAATCTTCTTTATTACAAATCTTAAGGCTTGGTTCTTTCGTGACTATGGTCAAAAGATTCTATTTCAGTACTTCAATT ATATAAAAGCTTGCGGAGTTGACGGAGAAGATTGCTGTCGTACATTGGGAGTTCTTCGAGTCAGCTTAGGATGTTTT ATATATTTCTTTGTTATGTTTGGCACTACAATAAGAACAAGAAAATTATACGAAGCTGGCAATTTGTGGCATTCAGGATGGTGGACATTGAAGATTATTCTGTTGATTGTTTCAATGGGAGTTCCTTTTTTCTTACCTTcaaattatattcaaatatatG GTGAAATAGCTCGCATTGGTGCTGG GATTTTTCTTGCTCTCCAACTTGTAAGTGTTATTGAGTTCATTAATTGGTGGAATAGCTACTGGATGCCTaaggaaataaataaaag TTGCTCATTTGGATTGTTCATGTCAACAATTTTTTACATAGCTTCTGTATGTGGAATTGGAGTGATGTACAATCACTATGGCAGTAGTCTTAAGTGTTCTTTAAACATATTCTTCATTACTTGGACTGCAATTCTTCTTTTAGTCATCATGGCTATATCCTTACATTCAAAG GTCAATAGAGGCCTTTTATCTTCAGGAATCATGGCTTCATACCTTGTATTCTTGTGTTGgtctgctataagaag CGAACCTGTGAATGAAAAATGCAACAAACGAAGCCAAGCTCATGGAAATAGCGATTGGACCAACATTCTT AGCTTTCTAATTGCAATATGTGCCATTGTCATGGCCACATTTTCCACCGGCATCGATTCGCAATCATTTCAG TTCCGCAAAGATAAAGTTGAAGAAGACGATGATGTTCCGTATGATTACGGGTTTTTCCACATGGTATTCGCCTTCGGAGCTATGTATTTCGCAATGTTATTTATCAGCTGGAACCTAAACAACTCGGCACGAAA GTGGAGTATCGATGTTGGATGGGCTAGTACGTGGGTCAAAATTGTGAACGAGTGGTTCGCTGCCACAGTATATT TATGGAAACTGATATCTCCGGTAGTGAGACAGCCTAAAGTCACTGATCTGGAGGGACCAAATGAAGCTGAGAGATGA
- the LOC126669715 gene encoding dirigent protein 18-like: MLKETSILILLTLVIAFENVLATGKEPILEIYMHDILGGSNPTARPITGLLGNIYSGQVPFAKPLGFLPPQGGVAIPNSNGAIPTVNGLNGIPLGTGLGGASFASNSGNPQVLIGPDGLGLGFGTITVIDDMLTTSPELGSQFIGKAQGVYVASSADGTTQMMAFTAMFEGGEYGDSLNFYGVYRTAGTYSRLSVTGGTGKYKNANGFAEMRSLIPPGQRFINGAVTLLRMSVYLNH, from the coding sequence ATGCTAAAAGAAACATCAATTTTGATTCTACTTACATTGGTAATTGCTTTCGAGAATGTTCTAGCAACCGGAAAAGAACCGATTCTCGAGATATACATGCATGACATTCTTGGAGGCAGTAACCCAACAGCAAGGCCAATAACCGGCTTGCTCGGAAACATATACAGTGGCCAAGTTCCGTTTGCAAAACCGTTAGGGTTCCTTCCTCCACAAGGTGGAGTAGCCATTCCAAACTCTAACGGTGCCATTCCGACGGTTAACGGCTTAAATGGTATCCCACTAGGTACTGGTTTAGGTGGTGCTTCTTTTGCATCAAATTCCGGCAATCCTCAAGTCCTAATTGGACCTGACGGATTAGGGCTCGGATTCGGAACGATTACAGTCATCGACGACATGCTAACCACTAGTCCTGAACTAGGTTCACAATTTATTGGCAAAGCTCAAGGTGTCTATGTTGCGAGTTCAGCAGACGGGACTACTCAGATGATGGCATTTACTGCTATGTTCGAAGGAGGTGAATATGGTGATAGCCTCAACTTCTACGGCGTGTACAGGACTGCAGGCACCTATTCGCGCCTGTCCGTGACTGGCGGGACCGGTAAATACAAGAATGCTAACGGCTTTGCTGAAATGCGATCACTAATACCTCCCGGTcaacgttttataaatggtgcTGTGACATTGTTGAGGATGAGTGTCTATCTAAACCATTAA
- the LOC126669713 gene encoding dirigent protein 18-like translates to MFKQQSTSIFIAVLIAALHVATHVTAITPAPAEEVPVLEFYLHDILGGNNPTARPITGLLGNIYSGQVPFAKPLGFLPPDGAVAIPNSNGAIPTVNGLNGIPLGTGLAGTSFAGTPNGQNPNNQVQTQLGSDGLGLGFGTITVIDDILTTGPELGSQQLGKAQGVYVASSADGSTQMMAFTAFFEEGEFGDSLNFYGIYKIGSSMSHLSVTGGTGKYKNAVGIAELRGLIPTGQHFIDGAESLLRIIVHLQY, encoded by the coding sequence ATGTTCAAGCAACAATCTACATCTATTTTCATTGCAGTGTTGATTGCTGCTCTACATGTAGCAACACATGTCACTGCTATCACCCCTGCTCCAGCTGAGGAAGTACCTGTTCTGGAGTTTTACTTGCACGACATTCTTGGGGGCAATAATCCTACTGCTAGGCCGATCACCGGCCTGCTAGGAAACATATATAGCGGCCAGGTACCGTTTGCCAAGCCGTTAGGATTTCTTCCCCCAGATGGTGCTGTAGCCATCCCTAATTCAAATGGTGCCATTCCAACCGTTAACGGTCTAAATGGCATTCCACTAGGAACTGGTTTGGCTGGTACTTCTTTCGCAGGAACGCCAAATGGTCAGAACCCAAATAATCAGGTTCAGACCCAACTAGGATCAGATGGATTGGGACTTGGGTTTGGAACAATCACtgtcattgatgacattttgaccACAGGCCCTGAACTTGGTTCGCAACAGTTGGGAAAAGCTCAAGGAGTTTACGTGGCTAGTTCTGCAGATGGAAGCACACAGATGATGGCATTTACAGCCTTCTTCGAAGAAGGAGAATTTGGGGACAGCCTCAATTTTTATGGTATATACAAGATTGGGAGCTCGATGTCACATTTGTCAGTGACAGGCGGAACAGGCAAGTATAAAAATGCTGTTGGGATTGCTGAACTGCGAGGACTCATCCCAACTGGTCAGCATTTCATTGATGGTGCAGAATCATTACTGAGGATAATTGTTCATCTACAATACTAA
- the LOC126669712 gene encoding hydroxyethylthiazole kinase, with product MELKTNSIADDQPNSDRWASLAFTLYHKIKTQSPLIQCITNFVSMDLMANTLLSAGASPAMIHSIEEIPDFTPHVHALCINIGTLTPNWLPAMKAAAQLASKLGKPWVLDPVAAGASGFRLKSCLELVGMNPTVIRGNGSEIIAISKASIGSSKGVDSSHESMDAIEAAKSLALSTGAIVAVSGAVDIVTDGTRIVGAHNGVSMMQKITATGCAVTALIAAFVAVDPLHAFEATASALSIFGIAGELGMDMAKGPASLRMHLIDSLHGLDQAAVLSRLKIANLQ from the exons ATGGAACTGAAAACCAACTCGATTGCCGATGATCAACCAAACTCCGACCGGTGGGCTTCACTAGCATTTACCCTATACCACAAAATCAAAACCCAGTCACCCTTAATTCAATGCATAACAAATTTCGTTTCCATGGATTTAATGGCCAACACTCTGTTATCAGCCGGTGCATCACCGGCCATGATCCATTCCATTGAAGAAATCCCTGATTTCACTCCCCATGTTCATGCTCTCTGTATCAATATCGGCACTCTTACTCCTAATTGGCTACCTGCCATGAAAGCTGCCGCTCAATTAGCCTCTAAGCTGGGCAAACCCTGGGTTCTTGACCCGGTTGCCGCCGGAGCTTCCGGTTTTAGGTTAAAGTCTTGCCTGGAACTTGTGGGTATGAATCCTACTGTTATTAGAGGAAATGGGTCTGAGATTATTGCCATATCAAAGGCTTCTATTGGCTCTTCAAAG GGTGTAGATAGCTCCCATGAGTCGATGGATGCCATAGAAGCAGCAAAGTCTTTGGCTTTATCGACGGGTGCTATAGTTGCAGTTTCTGGTGCTGTTGATATCGTTACTGATGGAACCAGAATTGTTGGCGCTCATAATGGGGTATCGATGATGCAGAAAATCACTGCTACGGGGTGTGCAGTTACTGCACTCATTGCGGCTTTTGTTGCCGTTGATCCCTTACATGCTTTTGAAGCAACGGCTTCAGCGCTGTCTATTTTTGGTATAGCTGGTGAATTGGGAATGGATATGGCTAAAGGTCCAGCTTCCTTGCGGATGCACTTGATTGATTCTCTTCATGGACTTGATCAAGCTGCTGTGCTTTCTCGTTTGAAGATTGCTAACCTGCAATGA